The window GGCATAGCCTCGCGCCGTGCTGGTGGGATCTCCTCCCCGCAAACTTGGCAGTGAGTTTCGCCAGGGCCAGAGGGGAGTTTGGCGCGTGCCAGTCGCACCGCGTCGGTGACCGAGTCGTCGATCTGATCCTGAACTGCCCCATCCGGGGCCCATCCACTCGCCATGGTAATGCCCTTGCGCACTCGATCCCAATAAATCGAGGACGAGGGCATTGGTTCCACCGTCGTAGTCAGGTGGCGCCTGAATTTAACGCTGCTGCATCCGCGCCATAGTCTCGCGCGTACATGCCGAATGCCTATGCCTAAAAGCCGCACGCGGGCGGCTGCTAACTCACCGCGCCACAATGAGGTCCCGATCGATCTGGAAACCCACCGCAGACTACGCCGCGATCTCAAGCTCACCAGTCAGGACATCGCAGAGATCGATTTAGAGCTCGCCATCGAGGCGGGGCTGCTCTCAAAGCCGAAGCGCCGGTAAGTAGATGCCGGCCGACGTCCAAGCTGACCTGCCCTGCGTCTCTGCCACCGAGCGGTCTTGTTGCCAGGGGCGCCAGGCTTCGGCTGCTTCGATCGGAGGTCAGGGCGCGGCAGTGTGCTGCGCTTCCGGTGGAACAGGCGATGCGATGTGAGGTTGGTGTACGCCTGCAATGTGCTGGCAGGAGTGACCGCATGACCACTGATGCTGCGATTAGCACTCTGCACGCCCACGGCTCGGTTCGAACCACTGTGCAGATCTGGGGCTCGACCTTTACCTCGCGATCTTTCGACACTTTGCGCGAGGCTCTTCTGTTTCTCGGGGATAAAGGTGGGGATGAGCCGCCGCCTTCGATCGAGATCCATGCCGATGACGGAAGCGTTTCGATAAGCGGACCAGAGCTGCAGGCGCTGATCACGCAGGCCAAGGCCGTCCGCTCTGCGAGCTAACTCAGGCGCAAGTCCGGCCTCGAAGGGCCGGGCTTTGCTCGGCGGATCTCAAGCCAGGGCACATGAGAAAGCCCGCAGGGCGAACCGCGCGGGCTTTGCGTTGTCAGTCTCGTTTTGCGGCTAGTGGTGGGGCTCGGGCTGTTCCAAGCCAAAATCGGCGA is drawn from Bosea sp. Tri-49 and contains these coding sequences:
- a CDS encoding DksA/TraR family C4-type zinc finger protein, with the translated sequence MPSSSIYWDRVRKGITMASGWAPDGAVQDQIDDSVTDAVRLARAKLPSGPGETHCQVCGEEIPPARREAMPGAKTCVDCQSGIDRRPDFSGINRRGSKDSQSK